A stretch of the Chelonia mydas isolate rCheMyd1 chromosome 5, rCheMyd1.pri.v2, whole genome shotgun sequence genome encodes the following:
- the RMI1 gene encoding recQ-mediated genome instability protein 1 isoform X2 — MSGSSVAGKVETWLSSTWHVKVPLTWLEACINWIQQENGCNLTQAQINKQIDSLVDVSQPAYSQLQKIRGKNTVNEEVTANTQAPQKSWEAKPTRMLMLQLTDGIHQIQGMEYQPIPVLHSNLPPGTKITIQGNIAYRLGVLLLKSENVKLLGGEVDALLEDYAQERVLARLIGEAENPNPVKQHDHEQGILGAVDELGQTLGPSDEELLASLDENDEFTINHEVPLESGYCSRSNNSNTATHLLLSSNENYSQQEFGILLPGANEEQSVPAVEDVDGDLDDFSLEDDLFLEEEIQEEIQTMQSPVINKTIDVITQRFSHMPRSSLSYTSEKDDRGQLDSVSKEKSCGRELSVGDESSTSNFSLHHNIQHSKSFTNDFSLENVLEQKCNKIDVVKSSQKNCSFSGSRLLNKRPVNFSKTDSEINKQNYCVQTFSYRTTEKCKSLELDSPPFTYISVLLANTAETVTTVKVKAFIVTLTGNLTSSSGFWNIMAKISDGTAYLEVDIADEILTSLIGFSVPEMKLLRKDPILHQKLKDGLQKCQRELIDLCCLMTIEFNPFQSKATVLILQDVDAVDLENLKKRLDK; from the exons ATGAGTGGATCTAGTGTTGCAGGAAAAGTGGAAACCTGGCTTTCTTCTACGTGGCATGTTAAAGTTCCTCTGACGTGGCTAGAAGCTTGTATTAACTGGATCCAACAAGAAAATGGTTGTAATTTAACTCAAGCTCAGATTAACAAACAG ATTGATTCACTGGTGGATGTTAGCCAGCCTGCATATTCCCAGTTGCAAAAGATTAGAggaaaaaatactgtaaatgaaGAAGTAACAGCCAACACTCAGGCACCCCAAAAGTCCTGGGAAGCAAAGCCTACCCGAATGCTGATGCTGCAGCTAACTGATGGAATACATCAAATTCAGGGTATGGAATACCAACCCATTCCTGTCCTCCATAGTAATCTTCCTCCAGGTACAAAAATTACAATACAGGGTAACATTGCATATCGTCTTGGAGTTCTTTTGCTAAAATCAGAAAATGTGAAATTGTTGGGGGGCGAAGTAGATGCTCTTCTAGAGGACTATGCTCAGGAAAGAGTCCTTGCCAGGTTAATTGGAGAAGCTGAGAACCCTAATCCTGTCAAGCAGCATGATCATGAACAAGGCATTTTAGGAGCTGTTGATGAACTAGGACAAACTCTAGGACCTTCAGATGAAGAGCTTCTAGCAAGTCTTGATGAAAATGATGAATTTACCATAAATCATGAAGTTCCTTTAGAAAGTGGATATTGTAGCAGAAGTAACAACTCAAATACAGCCACACATTTGCTCCTTTCAAGCAATGAAAACTACTCACAACAGGAATTTGGGATCCTCTTGCCTGGGGCAAATGAAGAACAAAGTGTTCCAGCTGTGGAGGATGTTGATGGAGATTTAGATGACTTCTCATTGGAAGATGACTTGTTTTTAGAAGAGGAGATCCAAGAAGAAATTCAGACAATGCAGTCACCGGTCATAAACAAAACCATAGATGTCATTACACAAAGATTTTCACATATGCCAAGATCTTCACTAAGTTACACATCTGAAAAAGATGACAGAGGTCAGTTGGATTCAGTTAGCAAAGAAAAATCCTGTGGGAGAGAACTGTCTGTTGGTGATGAAAGTAGTACAAGTAATTTTTCACTACACCATAATATACAACACTCCAAGAGCTTTACCAACGATTTCTCCTTGGAAAATGTTCTTGAGCAGAAGTGTAATAAGATAGATGTAGTTAAGAGCAGTCAAAAAAATTGTAGTTTTTCTGGCAGTAGATTGTTAAACAAAAGACCAGttaatttttcaaaaactgattcagagataaacaaacaaaattactgTGTACAAACCTTTTCTTACAGAACAACAGAGAAATGCAAAAGTCTTGAGTTAGATTCCCCACCTTTTACATATATTTCTGTTCTACTTGCAAATACCGCAGAAACTGTTACAACAGTGAAAGTTAAAGCCTTTATTGTAACCCttactggaaatctcacaagcaGCAGTGGCTTCTGGAATATAATGGCAAAAATCTCTGATGGTACCGCTTATCTAGAGGTAGACATTGCTGATGAAATTCTAACAAGCTTAATTGGATTTTCAGTGCCTGAAATGAAACTGTTAAGGAAAGATCCCATTCTACATCAGAAGCTTAAGGATGGTTTGCAGAAATGCCAAAGAGAACTGATAGATCTTTGTTGTTTGATGACTATTGAATTTAATCCCTTTCAATCTAAAGCAACAGTACTAATTTTACAAGATGTTGATGCAGTAGATCTAGAAAACTTGAAGAAACGTTTAGATAAATAG
- the RMI1 gene encoding recQ-mediated genome instability protein 1 isoform X1, translating to MSGSSVAGKVETWLSSTWHVKVPLTWLEACINWIQQENGCNLTQAQINKQVFEQWLLTDLRDLDYPVLPDCILDGPKGELNGFYSIQIDSLVDVSQPAYSQLQKIRGKNTVNEEVTANTQAPQKSWEAKPTRMLMLQLTDGIHQIQGMEYQPIPVLHSNLPPGTKITIQGNIAYRLGVLLLKSENVKLLGGEVDALLEDYAQERVLARLIGEAENPNPVKQHDHEQGILGAVDELGQTLGPSDEELLASLDENDEFTINHEVPLESGYCSRSNNSNTATHLLLSSNENYSQQEFGILLPGANEEQSVPAVEDVDGDLDDFSLEDDLFLEEEIQEEIQTMQSPVINKTIDVITQRFSHMPRSSLSYTSEKDDRGQLDSVSKEKSCGRELSVGDESSTSNFSLHHNIQHSKSFTNDFSLENVLEQKCNKIDVVKSSQKNCSFSGSRLLNKRPVNFSKTDSEINKQNYCVQTFSYRTTEKCKSLELDSPPFTYISVLLANTAETVTTVKVKAFIVTLTGNLTSSSGFWNIMAKISDGTAYLEVDIADEILTSLIGFSVPEMKLLRKDPILHQKLKDGLQKCQRELIDLCCLMTIEFNPFQSKATVLILQDVDAVDLENLKKRLDK from the coding sequence ATGAGTGGATCTAGTGTTGCAGGAAAAGTGGAAACCTGGCTTTCTTCTACGTGGCATGTTAAAGTTCCTCTGACGTGGCTAGAAGCTTGTATTAACTGGATCCAACAAGAAAATGGTTGTAATTTAACTCAAGCTCAGATTAACAAACAGGTATTTGAGCAGTGGCTTCTTACAGATCTGAGAGATTTGGACTATCCTGTTTTGCCTGATTGTATCTTAGATGGTCCAAAAGGAGAACTGAATGGCTTTTATTCCATACAGATTGATTCACTGGTGGATGTTAGCCAGCCTGCATATTCCCAGTTGCAAAAGATTAGAggaaaaaatactgtaaatgaaGAAGTAACAGCCAACACTCAGGCACCCCAAAAGTCCTGGGAAGCAAAGCCTACCCGAATGCTGATGCTGCAGCTAACTGATGGAATACATCAAATTCAGGGTATGGAATACCAACCCATTCCTGTCCTCCATAGTAATCTTCCTCCAGGTACAAAAATTACAATACAGGGTAACATTGCATATCGTCTTGGAGTTCTTTTGCTAAAATCAGAAAATGTGAAATTGTTGGGGGGCGAAGTAGATGCTCTTCTAGAGGACTATGCTCAGGAAAGAGTCCTTGCCAGGTTAATTGGAGAAGCTGAGAACCCTAATCCTGTCAAGCAGCATGATCATGAACAAGGCATTTTAGGAGCTGTTGATGAACTAGGACAAACTCTAGGACCTTCAGATGAAGAGCTTCTAGCAAGTCTTGATGAAAATGATGAATTTACCATAAATCATGAAGTTCCTTTAGAAAGTGGATATTGTAGCAGAAGTAACAACTCAAATACAGCCACACATTTGCTCCTTTCAAGCAATGAAAACTACTCACAACAGGAATTTGGGATCCTCTTGCCTGGGGCAAATGAAGAACAAAGTGTTCCAGCTGTGGAGGATGTTGATGGAGATTTAGATGACTTCTCATTGGAAGATGACTTGTTTTTAGAAGAGGAGATCCAAGAAGAAATTCAGACAATGCAGTCACCGGTCATAAACAAAACCATAGATGTCATTACACAAAGATTTTCACATATGCCAAGATCTTCACTAAGTTACACATCTGAAAAAGATGACAGAGGTCAGTTGGATTCAGTTAGCAAAGAAAAATCCTGTGGGAGAGAACTGTCTGTTGGTGATGAAAGTAGTACAAGTAATTTTTCACTACACCATAATATACAACACTCCAAGAGCTTTACCAACGATTTCTCCTTGGAAAATGTTCTTGAGCAGAAGTGTAATAAGATAGATGTAGTTAAGAGCAGTCAAAAAAATTGTAGTTTTTCTGGCAGTAGATTGTTAAACAAAAGACCAGttaatttttcaaaaactgattcagagataaacaaacaaaattactgTGTACAAACCTTTTCTTACAGAACAACAGAGAAATGCAAAAGTCTTGAGTTAGATTCCCCACCTTTTACATATATTTCTGTTCTACTTGCAAATACCGCAGAAACTGTTACAACAGTGAAAGTTAAAGCCTTTATTGTAACCCttactggaaatctcacaagcaGCAGTGGCTTCTGGAATATAATGGCAAAAATCTCTGATGGTACCGCTTATCTAGAGGTAGACATTGCTGATGAAATTCTAACAAGCTTAATTGGATTTTCAGTGCCTGAAATGAAACTGTTAAGGAAAGATCCCATTCTACATCAGAAGCTTAAGGATGGTTTGCAGAAATGCCAAAGAGAACTGATAGATCTTTGTTGTTTGATGACTATTGAATTTAATCCCTTTCAATCTAAAGCAACAGTACTAATTTTACAAGATGTTGATGCAGTAGATCTAGAAAACTTGAAGAAACGTTTAGATAAATAG